In Brachyhypopomus gauderio isolate BG-103 chromosome 2, BGAUD_0.2, whole genome shotgun sequence, the DNA window CAGAGTGACTGCAGGTCAGCATTCCAACCCTTTTAACCTCCCACGCTCAGTGGCGACATCATCAAGGCTGTTAGTTCACCCTCCACTAGAAACGAGACCAGTGCTGCATAGACCCTGGGAGTGAGTGGGGAAATCACTGGGACAGTGATTTATTGTATGAGGGGGGTAGATGTAACAGGAAGACTCCGTTACAGAGTGTGCCTGAAAATACAGCCCGGTTTAATTAAGGGCACCGCCCATAGTGAATTAGTGCACATCACGAAGGGTATTTAAACTCTCGTGTGTTCTCGTTAGCTCGGAAGCTGATTGACGGGACGAGAGACGCGCTCGGGTCCGGGTGGCAAGAGTTATTACCCATTCTCACGGAGTTTCTGGGTGGCAAGAGTTATTACCCATCCTCACGGAGTTTCTGGGTGGCAAGAGTTATTACCCATCCTCACGGAGTTTCCGGGTGGCAAGAGTTATTACCCATTCTCACAGAGTTGTTGAGTGGCCAGAGCTTTTACCCATTCTCGGAGTTTGAGATTGTTCGGGGCTTTTAGAAGCTGACTGGGTGTGTTGTGAGCTGCATACGAGCGGTAAGTAGGCTGATGATAATGAAATATATTCCATGTTGTTGGAATCAATTAATTTGATGCATTTGTGCGCGTGCTGTAGGTCGCAGAGGTGGCCAAGTCACGGGCGATCTTAGTCATTCCAGCTATTGCACGGTAGGGCCGAGCTTGAGCGCAGGCaatgtttttaaatgatgttcgtCTTAGTTAAAGTGTGTTCCTTCCTACAGGAGCCATCAGAGTGCGCGTGAGAGCTAGACCACTGTTTTCTCCCCTTTAATTTTCTGTATAGGAATTGGAGTTTGTTAGTGGCAGACGTGTTTGGTGGAACGTGATTtactgttgtgtttttatttttagcccgGCGGTACGGTTGGAGAAAGGTGGGAGCAGAACGAGTGAGGTGTTGGCGGCACCTACCTATTTGGGGTTTATTTGCAGTGAATTTGAGTTTATTTGGAGCGCGTTCACGCGAACGTGTGGTGTGGGTTATTTGTGTATTGAGTGGTTTGTTTGCTTTATTCTTTTAGGTGCGCGCCAACCCCCGCTGGTGGAAGTGAGGTAACCTGTGTTAGGTAGCTGCTCCGGAAAGTCTGTGGCTGTACCGCACGGTGCTTCTTTTTAAGAATGTCcggtgttttatattttgtataatAAATGATCTGCATCTCAGTCTCTGCAGTCCAACAATTTTATTTTCGCTGGCAGTAATCTCGCGCGGGTGAAACGTTACTGATTAGTTTCCCTCTAGTTGAGGGTGGCGTAGTCCAAACTATTACATTTTGGCGCTGTGTGACGCGGTGAGCGTTACATTAAGAAACCTGGTTTGGCTCCCGAGGACCTCAGTAATTACCGTCCCATATCCAACCTCCCTTTTCTCAGTAAGCTGCTTGAGCGTGTGGTTGCCACTCAATTAAAGGACTATTTATCATCTAATAATCTATTTGAGCAGTTCCAGTTTGGGTTCAGGagtaaccacagcactgaaactgcttTAGTCAGAATGATGAACGATCTTCTATTAGCAGCCGATTCTGGACTAGTTAACATCTTGGTTCTACTTGATTTCACCGCAGCATTCGACACAGTTTGAAAGGtgctttaaataaaatgtattattattattattattattatacttagctccgtgtttggtcgcaaaatgccgacatatattgtactctttgacaTCCGTCACCGCTTCATACCCGTTTTTCTTCTTGAAGCGCAAACATCGCTTCCCACCTTTCTTGAAACACCTTCTATCTGCAtcgatgtttctcttcctggacattttgggatcattatttgtatttctcaattacacttCACATCAATATGGAAACGctgcagtgtcgagatgccgtcacttcgcgggtaacataattgtgggaaatgtagtttttgctcacttttacttctttttttttttttttttttttggacattTGGCTtattaagggcgtactcacactagggtctgtgatccgggcccggttccctgccgaagcacggttcgtttggccaGTTAAttgtgcccgggcccgcttgaagaggtgggccagggcacgattcgcatggactcgggcacggttcgcttctagtgtgagcgctatccatGCCCGGGACTGCTTGGTGCctcctgtgattggttcattttgccgttactcaaacatgacgtcagtgacgcgacgctcacgttaaacagtcatggcggcaaatgacaaatgatggataaatctgtgcttgcaccgtgtttctgcactcccaaaacgactccagcttttttttccaaataaagtcctgttgtgatgacgtaagcgtgctcgggccggcttgatgaagccagtgtgagtgcaggccagagggggagtggggagggggggtaactgggccccagcacggaaccagcaaaccgtgcctagtgtgagtacgccctgagctctcgcgggccacataaaatgacgcagcgggccacatttggccttgagtttgacacctgtgacatggaggctacaaattcaaactactatgcaccctttcaacacacctttaacctaaatatctaaaatgctatgatagcctaaaatggtcttgctgctcatccaacacttctcagtcttgaccatttgctattttatcagaataagggcgcatggctgccagattttgggaagtatgcaaataccaattaatattgatactaatcaatcgccattactcatcattctcatgtaataagtccctgtgttatcctaacATTACTACCTGCTTACGTACTACACTTTCCCGCTCATTCTgtccctcggtttctctttcacacacctgcatctctggctgctgctctccctgtctgctgctgctgtcttcacctacagaggacgcggaggctacagcagcgaacatgtctgtgatttttacacattttgtagcatctacatcgagactcttcaatttcttcGCGCGTAACTTCTCCTCACCCCCTTTCTGCCGCTTCTGTTActccatgctgcctctcctttaacaacgcgctcaacactgaacgtagcgggagttacagcggaccacgaagagaaagggtggggccactttcgtcctatatcctgattggttcagtccactgtctatattgaagatgggccaatgggccgccccctctaaattgtgggccgGTTTCTTAGAAAAAAGGTAAGGGAAAAAATCCATCGGCCCCTGAGGATTGTCGGCCCACCGGGCAAATACCCGGTacgccagattaccagtccagccctgaaCATATTGAACAGACATTAATAAAGATATAGACCTATCACTCTTACATATGTTGCTATGAAATCATTTGAACGAATCATACTCTCACACTTGAAAGACCTTACTTCTCACCTAATGGATAGTTACCAGTTTGCTTACTGGTCTAATAGATCCGTGGAGGATAGGCCTACAGTTAACCTGGCTCTCTACAGGATTATGCAACACCTAGAATCCCCAAACACCTATGCCCGGATATTGTTTATTGATTTCAGCTCCGCTTTCAATACTATCAACCCAGTCATCCTCTTCAATAAACTTATGGACATGGACATTTATATTAATCTATGTTATTGGATTCACAGTTTCCTGTCACAAAGAACACAGAGAGTCAGGATGGGTAGCCTCTCATCCCAACCTCTCACCCTAAGTACAGGTGCCCCCCAGGGTTGTGTTCTTTCACCATGGCTCTTTTCACTctacacaaacactctcacatccaccagggttgccaactctcacgcattgagcgtgagacacgcatttgaccgttttcacacgctctcaagccacacttccgatatctcacgccggaaaaaaatatccagtttatttacctcagatccacatatagcctatgattcaatacgttactagttacAATACGTtacaatacgttactagttcgctagccccccccgctcaacaaaatacactcgccaccggctccaggttaaaatctcactccaagcgaacgtcaaaagttggcaaccctgcatccACTCACAGTTCAGTCTCTATTCTTAAACAGGTCTATGTCTGtgtattgtatttgtatttatgcATTTGTTTTTTTGACACAGAGATGTGAGTATGTTATGCTGTACTGGAAGCAAATTCCACCAACTTGTTGTGTGGtcattaataataaatgaatgaatgaatgaatgaaaagacTGTGTGTTTGAACTGTAGAAAGCTTACTCCACAATATTCCAGAAAAAAGTTCAAATGGACTACATATCAAATGTATTTTGATTATCTGGATTTTACGATCAGTGAAACCACTAAGATTGTCATGATTGTGGAATGTGTCTGTTCTGTTGACTGTTAAATGTACCAGTTATGCCTTAAAATCTTCATCATCTAAAGTATGAATCATTAACAGACGTTCCAAATGCATGTGCATATAATTGTAAATGCTTAAATTTGTGGTAGTCTTGGGAACATCCACAGTGTAAGAGGTTTGAACACTAGGGGGGGAAAGACCAAAGAAGTGTTCTTCAGTATCAGCTAATATGGCAACAGGAAGAAGACACCAGTATATGTATCCTTGTGGTGTGACTTACTCTGGCCTGAAGTTTGAACTGCATAATGACTCTAAACAAAGTTTTTGGATTTTATCTTGCATTTTAATCCAAATAAAGTATTACAATGTCATCCAATGTCACTTTTCCATGTTGTACAGAAGACTAAATTTGCACACATGTTTAATTGCAAGGCAACATTCCCCATGATAGATTAGGTTAAAAAGATCAGATAAAGCAAATGTATTGGCCCTGAAGTATAAAAGTTATAATCCCAATAAATGGTGGATAAAACTGAACACGTACTGGTCCTCCACACATCCATAAACACACCCAGTAATCTTTACAGGCGAAACATGGTGGATTATTaatataacacatttgaaagtgCTATGACATGTATGGTTATTTTTTGCCATATGCAAACATGATCAGATAAAGAAAAACTGCTGTTAATATTGCCTTAAGTATTAGACCTGGCTGGGAAGCTGATCTTGGTATTAGCCTTGCTGATATTACTATAGCTAAAGTCCCCCGGGGAACATAAATATATGTTTAATAAAAGTGGACTTTCAGATGTTAGTAAGACATGTAGATTCCACTTGTTTAGTAAACTGAAATGGATGTCCCACCCATCTGTGTGTCTTTCCAATACCATGTGtgatgtagatgttggtgtagtGGGTAACAATGTTGCTAACCCTATGGGGGTGCACCATGCTACACCAATAAGAGTCCTTGGAAAAGACTCCTAACACTATATTTGCCATGACAGACATCATAACATGATCAAAAATTTAAGTtgttctggataagagcataaATTCGCAACACAGTTATGCAATATAAACCCGCAACATACACTTCAACAACTGAACAGTTTGACTGAGATCCATCTAGAAAACGATTATGCATACGAAGTAAAATCCATATAAAAGCAATCGGCTTACAACAGACAGTGTAGGATTTACAGTATAAAACTCACACCGATCAAGAGTTTAAAAAATGAAGAGTTTTGTCACCGTGACTGCTGTGGTGAGGAGCAGTGTGGTGTTGGTACAGCCATGCAGTCTCACATATTTGTTATTCTGGATGTAACTGGCCACATAATCACTAAGCACCTAAATGCACATTTAACCATCGAGGAGTATTGCTGAGATCATGACCTGAATCTGGCCACACAGGGAGTTTAACGTGAAAAACGGCTGAGATTTGGTgcgactggtgtgtgtgtgtgtgtgtgtgtgtgtacagctggtcatgtgtcagtgtgtgtggatctcaGACTGGCACTAAAAAATGGCACATTTGACAAGTACAGTAGGATCTTCCATTATCTCCCTCCTGCACCCTGACTGGTCCACGAAATGAAGacttccattagtcatcctgaaagtgcaaacacacacacacacacacacacacacacacacacacacaatcagctgATCTGCAGTGTAGTATAGTTAAAGATAATAGTGCTAGAAGTGATTCACACACTCAATATGAGATGTGTGTAGTGAAGCATTGAGGAAAGTCTTCCTCGGTGTATGTAAACCTTTAGCCTCAACTATAtttacacactgtacacacatataTCTGAAGAAGACTCCAGGGGGAACagcagtgcattgtgggaaatCACAGTTAGCTTTAGGAGCGTGGTGTCCCAAACGTGCTGAGTCATGTTTCACTGTATCCCGCGTGATATTAATGGAGGGGGATCTCACCCATTCCTCCTCGTCCACACCCTCAAATAACTCCTGTGGTAGTGGGTCCTCTCTGTTTCCCAGCTTAGCCACCATGGCACTCAAGAGctgcaaaacacaaacactgtgtgctcaaaaacaacaaaaaagtataTTCTAGCTCTTCCTTCATGGACCCTAACCAAATGTCTTCACAatgtcataacacacacacgcacacacgcacacacgcacacacacacacacacacacacacacacacacacacacacacacacacacacacatgcgtacatGCAAATGcactcagacacacatgcacattaaaATAGGAAATGCGGCTGTGCTGAATCTTAACCAGTTTGCACACGGCCCTTAGTACAAACCTCCTCTTTCTTCTGTTCGTCCGTCTTTTCCTCCAGGTACACGGAGGACGGCAGGTACTTCCTTACTGGAGCTTCTTTGGGAGCCTCACTCACTGagagagcaacacacacacacacacacacacacacacacacacacacacacacacacacataccagttTGGTCCAAAGACAGGTATACACGATAACAGTGAGTGAGCAGCAGCAGGCCACGCTTCAGTACCGGGGGTCATGTCTGTGGGCCGCAGGCTGATCTTGCGGTGCTGTCCATCTGAACCAGAGATCCAGGCGTCAGCGCTCAGAGCCGGCTCCCACCACACCGCCGTGTCGGGAAACATGTCATCCTGGAAGAACTCTTTCTGCACaaagcacacacaagcacagcacAACACTGCTACCTGCTGTCTGCTCTGTGATACTACATCAGAGACATGCATCTCTGCAAGAATATTGGATGGAGCTCATTCTTTTGTGATATCCCGCAGAcgaccactaggtggcactgtAGTGCCACCCTGACCAGAGAGCGGGGGCGGGATCACTCACTCTGACACGGGGGACTTTGAAGGCCACGGGCTCGATGGTGGTCTTGCCGAGCCGGACGGCTCTGGCCACCTCTACGTCGCGCACGTCACACTGCGTCTTTGGCAGGAAACACAAGCCCTACAGGCCACGCAGGGAGGAGCGTTTTAGGGGAAGTGGACACGTGTAAGGGAGAGTGAGACGGGGAGGAGTGTTTTAGGGGAAGTGGACACGTGTAAGGGAGAGTGAGACGGGGTGGACGTTTGGTGCTACCTTGTGCGGCTCCGAGGAGTGAAAGCTGCTGCACTCTAGGAAGTGGGGTGCGTCGGGCGTGATCTCAAAGGCGTACACACGTGTGTCACCCTGACAGGACAAAACACAGTACACTTAACCAAACACAATATGTATAAGATTGACGCCATCACATGAAACATTCTGTGAGTTTCTATTTTGGTTGTGTCTTAATTCCACTCTTCACTGTCTAGTGTACAGAGATTCGGCATTCCCTACTGACTTTATTCGAACACCTACACTGCAAGTACACCTGTGTCTTTAAGTACACCTGTACCTTTAAGTACACCTGTGTCTTTAAGTACACCTGTACCTTTAAGTACACCTGTGTCTTTAAGTACACCTGTGTCTTTAAGTACACCTGTACCTTTAAGTACACCTGTGTCTTTAAGTACACCTGTGTCTTTAAGTACACCTGTACCTTTAAGTACACCTGTACCTTTAAGAACACCTGTATCTTTAAGTGTACCTTTAAGAACACCTGTATCTTTAAGTACACCTGTACCTTTAAGAACACCTGTGTCTTCAAGTTCACCTGTACCTTTAAGAACACCTGTGTCTTTAAGTACACCTGTACCTTTAAGAACACCTGTGTCTTTAAGTACACCTGTACCTTTAAGAACACCTGTATCTTTAAGTACACCTGTACCTTTAAGAACACCTGTGTCTTTAAGTACACCTGTACCTTTAAGAACACCTGTATCTTTAAGTACACCTGTGTCTTTAAGTACACCTGTACCTTTAAGTACACCTGTGTCTTTAAGTACACCTGTACCTTTAAGTACACCTGTGTCTTTAAGTACACCTGTCTTTAAGTACACCTGTACCTTTAAGTACACCTGTGTCTTTAAGTACACCTGTGTCTTTAAGTACACCTGTACCTTTAAGTACACCTGTACCTTTAAGAACACCTGTATCTTTAAGTGTACCTTTAAGAACACCTGTATCTTTAAGTACACCTGTACCTTTAAGAACACCTGTGTCTTCAAGTTCACCTGTACCTTTAAGAACACCTGTGTCTTTAAGTACACCTGTACCTTTAAGAACACCTGTGTCTTTAAGTACACCTGTACCTTTAAGAACACCTGTGTCTTTAAGTACACCTGTACCTTTAAGTACACCTGTGTCTTTAAGTACACCTGTGTCTTTAAGTACACCTGTACCTTTAAGTACACCTGTGTCTTTAAGTACACCTGTGTCTTTAAGTACACCTGTACCTTTAAGTACACCTGTACCTTTAAGAACACCTGTATCTTTAAGTGTACCTTTAAGAACACCTGTATCTTTAAGTACACCTGTACCTTTAAGAACACCTGTGTCTTCAAGTTCACCTGTACCTTTAAGAACACCTGTGTCTTTAAGTACACCTGTACCTTTAAGAACACCTGTGTCTTTAAGTACACCTGTACCTTTAAGAACACCTGTGTCTTTAAGTACACCTGTACCTTTAAGAACACCTGTGTCTTTAAGTACACCTGTACCTTTAAGAACACCTGTATCTTTAAGTACACCTGTCTTACAGGTGCATTTGAAAGGTCACTGACTGTAACCCACCTGTCACCATGCCCCACCTTTCACCTGCTCCCtcatcagtcaggtccagaccacaggaccatgaagGATCGAACACTGTTAGTGTAGGACCATTCTGAGCCCAGAGGTGTCAGGCACATGGCTGTGGGTTTGGTAGGAGCTGCAAAACTGGATCAGTGTGGGGGATTTTTGCCACAGCATGGCTGCCTCAACGTTTACATGTGTGAGTGTCCCTGCTGGCTTGAGATGGACTGTGGTGTCTAACTGTATGGAGGAGATGTTCCTAATGGAGAAACATCTACCTGAGGTCCAAACAGTGTAGACAGGCTGTTACACGTTAGCTATCTGACAGCCTGCAGACAGGACGGAGTCTCAGTACCTTCCCAGTGAGGATAGCAATGCTGGTGTCGGGGTCGTAGAAcgggatgagggtggagggggcaaCATCGGCCGGGGCGGACGCCACTGCCCCGGAGGCCAAGGACGTGGCGGAGAACAGGTACAGCTGCCTCTCACTGCGGCTGTCGGGGGGAAGCGCGCGAAAGAGGAAGTTAAAAACGCCGCGATGCCGTGGGAAAAGCGTCGGCCAACCAGGATGCGTGGTGAAGAAGTGTGAGGAGGTTCTGCTCACCTGTCGAACCCGGACACCAGCAGGTAGTGCCCGTCACACACCCAGACTAGGCGGCCTCCTCTGTGTCCCTCGGGGCCTGGGCCCTCCTACAGGGGCGACAGAAGCAGCCTCGTGTTAGACCGTGACCTTGTAACCGGGTCCATGCAGTGGTGCCCCGTGGAGATGGACTTGCCTGAACGGCATCTGCAGACGCGCGTGGGTCGTACAGACGAACCTTCCCATCCTTACACACGGTGGCCAACAACCTGCCATCGGGACTCCACGCCATTCCAAATATCTGGGAATGACAAAGAACATATGATATAGCAGGAGACACAGTGTGTGCTGTTGTGCAGAGGGACCCAGGCAGTAAGACAGGCAGTAAGTGAGACAAGCAGAAACTCTCACCTGGTCCTGGTGTCCATTCAGTTTCTTGACCTCCACTCCCTTCTCAAGGTCCCACAGTCGGACCGTCATATCATAGGACGAGGACGCCAGCAGACCCGATGCGTGGGGGTGGAACTTGATGGAGTAGATCTTCTCAGTGTgtcctgtgattggtcagaatcTGGGCTCACAGACCGCAGTATGAATTTCTGTATAAGAGAAAGGCAGATCTCTTGGATTCTCTTACCCTGCAGAATGCACTCTGGCTCAGTCAGCGTCTCTACCAGTCCGCCTTCTGGAACGTTCCACACACGGATCTTGGCGTCATCACCAGCTGTCAAGACATGGAGCAGATCACCACTTCACTAGTGCTACAATGTCCAAATTACTAGCGAATCGGTTGTGGTTAAGCACAGGAAGAGCCCTTGATCCAACGTACCAACAACCAGCTTCAAGGGGTCAAAAGGGTCCCAGCAGAAGTCGGCCACGTTGACTGAGTTCTGGATGGTAGGCGGGGCAGTGTCCGGAAGTTTCCCAGGCTGCGAGAGCTGTCATGCCACAGCAGTGTAATAGGAAGCTCCTCATTTATTCAACACACACTGGCCCAGGCATGTTTTCAAACCCCACAGAACTGCCCTTATCCTGCCCTTTAACGTGTTGTTTTTACTATACCAATATCTATGAGGCATGAATCCACAGTTATTTACTGGGAAACATTCTCAGAGAGCTTTAGTTCCATCTAGAAAATACTAAATAATGAATGAAAAACAAGAATGAAGACAGAGCAGCACCTCGAGCACGGCGATCTGGCCTCCAGAGATGGCCAGGGGCACGGCCACACGCTGCCCGTTGGCACAGAAGCCGTCACACTCTCCAGGCGTGGTCAGACTCATGCCACGCAGGTTGGTGATGTGGGTGTCGCGGTGAAGAACGCAACCCTGGATGTGACGGAACTTGGAGCTCGGGCCTGCAGGGGGAAAACAGCAAGCAACAGTGAGTGGGCGGGGTTACCCAGCACGGGGTGGGCGGGGTTACCCAacgtggtgtggatggtgtgggtgggCGGGGTTGTGGGTGGGGTTACCCAGCATGGTGTGGATGGCGCGGGAGCTCTGGTTGGGACTGGGCAGGAAGCCGGAAGAGAGACCactggtggaggagggagaacgAGACGGAGCAGCACTGCTGCTGGGAGTGGTCAGAGGACTACTGGAACTGGAGggatcctgagagagagagaggggggggagagaaagagagagagagagagagagagaggggggggggggagaaagagagagaggggggaagagagagagagaaagagagagggagaggggagagagagagagagaggggagagagagaaagagagggaggagggagagagagagagggggggggagagaaagagagagagagagagagagagaggggggggggagagaaagagagagagagagagagagagagggggggggagaaagagagagaggggggaagagagagagagaaagagagagggagaggggagagagagagagagaggggagagagagaaagagagggaggagggagagagagagagagagagggagagggagagtgggggagagagagagggagagagagagggagagagagatgaaacagaAGTGCGTCAGAGAGCATGGGACGGTATGGGATGAAAGCctacagagaggacaccaccacactcctgcTGGTCCTTGTCCACTAACCTCTTTGCTCCTCCCACGATGCAGCTGATTGGCTGGGGCCTGACAGGCAGGCTGAGAACTGCCCCTTGGTCTCTTGTCTGGGTGGAGACTCACTCTCTGCACCTATTGGAAATGAGAGGAACCACAAGGTGAAGTGAAGCACTGTGCTGGCGCAAACCTTGACTTAACGAGTGAAAGTGCTCGTGACTGCAGTGCAGTGAGTGTGATATCAGAGGGGTGAGTGTAACAGCAGTGGGGTGAGTGTGATATCAGTGGGGTGAGTATAACAGCAGTGGGGTGAGTGTGATATCAGTGGGGTGAGTATAACAGCAGTGGGGTGAGTGTGATATCAGTGGGGTGAGTGTTATATCAGTGGGGTGAGTATGTATTAGTAATGTAAatactagtaatgtatttatagatttttttgataataaaatagagaatattagacaaaatataaaaccttttatcagcaatacaactggtatgtcatctggtttggttgacatcgatttaaatcgcatactgggagaaaaacttgatgcttttcatccactcccacaatcagaattagagaaaataatttcttccttaaattgtgctacctgcacactagactcggttccatcaaagttattaaaagaggtattaccagcggtaactgaacctcttctaactatagttaactcatccattacaataggtcacatgcccaaatcatgtaaattagcagttattaaacctctgattaagaaaccaaatcttgatcctactgtactactgGGTCTATATCCTACTGGGTCtatatctaattatagacccatttcaaacacatcatttatatctaagatcatagaaaaagctgttgcccagcaattatgcctatatctgcataggcatcacatattcgaaaagttccaatctggttttaggccccatcacagtactgaaacagcattagttaaagtaacaaatgaccttctccttgcttcagatcaaggttatgtatcgctgttagtgcttcttgatcttagtgcagctttcgacacaattgatcataggatcttgctagaaaggttagaacgctgggttggagtctcaggcacagcccttttatggtttcattcttacttaacaaatcgctatcagtttgtagagctcaataatattccatccaaacgtacaaaagttaaatatggggtcccgcaaggctccattctaggaccactattatttacattatatatgctaccactgggcacagttataaacaaacatggtgtcaattttcactgctatgcagatgacactcaactttacatatcagccaaacctgatgacaaactcagtttaggaaaaattgaggcctgtgtaagagatattaaatgctggatgtctctaaacttcctccaacttaatgaggacaaaacagaagttcttcttctgggccctaaggcctcaaaacagaaaattccagatctaatgcttaatctcgcagactaccccattac includes these proteins:
- the coro7 gene encoding coronin-7; the protein is MNRFKTSKFKNTTPKIPKKDGWVSGVRGSTLSSQGNQIKSSCTLVAFVSDQAGGGQLGVCSVNPGPDGKWTVGQLPCHTDQVTDLDFSPFDDRLLATCSADETVKVWRVCEPGQQQAASAEVALMPHDGRLELVLFHPAASGLLAVASSRGLQVWDTSRDAALAVLEQHTDQLQGLAWKEDGSLMATSCKDKNLRIFDPRAQLNAVQCAQGLQNNKDSRIVWVKDDYILATGFNQHRQQEVRLWDTRRMQSSLSAVSLGTSNGTLMPLYDPDTGLLVVSGKGDSVIDCFEVTASEPFLSQVSHCLSDAPTRGVAMVPKMALDVGSCEVMRVTQLTDNFIIPISYQVPRKAGQDFHADLYPDTLGHTAAMTADEWWAGANKQVQRVSLHPDKRPRGSSQPACQAPANQLHRGRSKEDPSSSSSPLTTPSSSAAPSRSPSSTSGLSSGFLPSPNQSSRAIHTMLGPSSKFRHIQGCVLHRDTHITNLRGMSLTTPGECDGFCANGQRVAVPLAISGGQIAVLELSQPGKLPDTAPPTIQNSVNVADFCWDPFDPLKLVVAGDDAKIRVWNVPEGGLVETLTEPECILQGHTEKIYSIKFHPHASGLLASSSYDMTVRLWDLEKGVEVKKLNGHQDQIFGMAWSPDGRLLATVCKDGKVRLYDPRASADAVQEGPGPEGHRGGRLVWVCDGHYLLVSGFDSRSERQLYLFSATSLASGAVASAPADVAPSTLIPFYDPDTSIAILTGKGDTRVYAFEITPDAPHFLECSSFHSSEPHKGLCFLPKTQCDVRDVEVARAVRLGKTTIEPVAFKVPRVRKEFFQDDMFPDTAVWWEPALSADAWISGSDGQHRKISLRPTDMTPVSEAPKEAPVRKYLPSSVYLEEKTDEQKKEELLSAMVAKLGNREDPLPQELFEGVDEEEWDD